The following are from one region of the Qipengyuania flava genome:
- a CDS encoding Lrp/AsnC family transcriptional regulator, producing MANLDDIDRRLLGELQDEGRITNVELAHRVGLTAPPCLRRVRALEEEGVIKGYHADLDPSKLGFSITVFAMVSLKSQAEDALREFEDAMKDLPEVREVHMLNGEIDFIIKIVSKDLQSFQEFLTSKLTPAPNVESVKTSLTIRTSKHEPGVPL from the coding sequence ATGGCCAATCTCGACGATATCGACCGGCGCTTGCTGGGTGAACTCCAGGACGAGGGGCGAATCACCAATGTCGAGCTGGCGCACCGCGTGGGGCTGACCGCTCCGCCGTGCCTGCGCCGCGTTCGCGCGCTCGAAGAAGAGGGCGTGATCAAAGGCTATCACGCCGATCTCGACCCGTCGAAACTGGGCTTCTCGATCACCGTCTTTGCGATGGTCAGCCTGAAGAGCCAGGCCGAGGACGCGCTGCGCGAATTCGAGGACGCGATGAAGGATCTTCCGGAGGTACGCGAAGTGCACATGCTCAACGGCGAGATCGACTTCATCATCAAGATCGTCAGCAAGGACCTACAGAGCTTCCAGGAATTCCTGACCAGCAAGCTTACCCCTGCGCCCAATGTGGAAAGCGTGAAGACCTCGCTCACGATCCGCACCAGCAAGCACGAGCCCGGCGTTCCGCTATGA
- a CDS encoding GFA family protein has protein sequence MSGAERIEGHCLCGAVTIALENPKHEIEICQCDMCRRWAGSFYTAQTGDSAQVSGEDSITAYRSSEWAERAFCAKCGSNLWYRFLPTGNRSFSAGLFDAAATHAIEKEIFVDERADWCRIEGDHPRQTGEEVIAEAKAAGFTFD, from the coding sequence ATGAGCGGGGCGGAGCGCATCGAAGGCCATTGCCTGTGCGGCGCGGTGACGATCGCGCTGGAAAATCCCAAGCACGAAATCGAGATCTGCCAGTGCGACATGTGTCGCCGCTGGGCCGGATCGTTCTACACCGCGCAAACCGGCGACAGCGCGCAGGTTTCGGGCGAAGACAGCATCACCGCCTACCGGTCGAGCGAATGGGCCGAGCGCGCCTTCTGCGCGAAATGCGGAAGCAACCTGTGGTACCGCTTCCTGCCGACGGGCAACCGCAGCTTCTCGGCTGGCCTGTTCGATGCCGCTGCTACCCATGCGATCGAGAAAGAAATCTTCGTCGACGAACGCGCCGACTGGTGCCGCATCGAAGGCGACCACCCGCGCCAGACCGGCGAAGAGGTGATTGCCGAGGCGAAGGCGGCCGGGTTCACCTTTGACTGA
- the accC gene encoding acetyl-CoA carboxylase biotin carboxylase subunit, with amino-acid sequence MTISRILIANRGEIALRIHRAAHEMGIETVAVHSTADADAMHVRLADHAVCIGPPPATDSYLNIANIISAAEVSHADAIHPGYGFLSENAKFAEIVEAHDIKWIGPKPEHIRTMGDKVQAKKTAGELGLPLVPGSDGAVSEIGEAREIAAEIGYPVIIKAASGGGGRGMKVCESEDQLETLMKQAGSEAKAAFGDATVYIEKYLGDPRHIEFQVFGDGNGNAIHLGERDCSLQRRHQKVLEEAPSPVLGEEDRMRMGEVCAQAMRDMGYRGAGTIEFLWENGEFYFIEMNTRLQVEHPVTEAITGVDLVREQIRIAAGEELSVAQDEIEFKGHAIECRINAEDPWTFAPSPGEVTYYHAAGGMHVRVDSGLYQGYRIPPYYDSMIAKLIVYGRTREGCMMRLKRALEEMVVEGVKTSIPLHQELLQQPDVKSGQYSIKWLEEWLKTREG; translated from the coding sequence ATGACTATTTCGCGCATATTGATCGCCAATCGCGGCGAAATCGCGCTGCGTATCCACCGCGCGGCGCATGAAATGGGCATCGAGACGGTCGCGGTGCACTCCACCGCCGACGCCGATGCCATGCACGTCCGCCTGGCCGACCATGCGGTGTGCATCGGCCCGCCGCCCGCGACCGACAGCTATCTCAACATCGCCAACATCATCTCGGCTGCCGAGGTGAGCCATGCCGATGCGATCCACCCGGGCTACGGCTTCCTTTCGGAAAACGCCAAGTTCGCCGAGATCGTCGAGGCGCACGACATCAAGTGGATCGGCCCCAAGCCCGAACACATCCGCACGATGGGCGACAAGGTGCAGGCGAAGAAGACCGCCGGCGAACTGGGCCTCCCCCTCGTCCCCGGCAGCGACGGCGCGGTGAGCGAGATCGGCGAAGCGCGCGAAATCGCTGCCGAAATCGGCTATCCCGTCATCATCAAGGCCGCCAGCGGCGGCGGCGGGCGCGGCATGAAGGTCTGCGAAAGCGAGGACCAGCTCGAAACGCTGATGAAGCAGGCCGGTAGCGAGGCGAAGGCTGCCTTCGGCGATGCCACCGTCTATATCGAGAAATACCTGGGCGATCCGCGCCACATCGAATTCCAGGTCTTCGGCGACGGCAATGGCAATGCCATCCACCTGGGCGAACGCGACTGTTCGCTCCAGCGCCGCCACCAGAAGGTGCTCGAGGAAGCCCCCTCCCCCGTGCTGGGCGAGGAAGACCGCATGCGCATGGGTGAGGTCTGCGCGCAGGCCATGCGCGACATGGGCTATCGCGGCGCGGGCACGATCGAATTCCTGTGGGAAAACGGCGAGTTCTACTTCATCGAAATGAACACCCGCCTGCAGGTCGAACACCCCGTGACCGAGGCCATCACAGGCGTCGACCTGGTGCGCGAACAGATCCGCATTGCAGCGGGCGAGGAGCTCTCGGTTGCGCAGGACGAGATCGAGTTCAAGGGCCACGCGATCGAATGCCGCATCAATGCCGAAGACCCGTGGACCTTCGCGCCGTCACCGGGCGAAGTGACCTATTACCACGCGGCCGGCGGCATGCATGTGCGCGTCGATAGCGGGCTCTACCAGGGTTACCGCATCCCGCCCTATTACGATTCCATGATCGCCAAGCTGATCGTCTACGGCCGCACCCGCGAAGGCTGCATGATGCGCCTCAAGCGCGCGCTGGAGGAAATGGTCGTCGAAGGCGTGAAGACGAGCATCCCGCTGCACCAGGAACTGCTCCAGCAGCCCGACGTGAAGAGCGGCCAGTATTCGATCAAGTGGCTGGAAGAGTGGCTGAAGACCCGCGAAGGGTGA
- the accB gene encoding acetyl-CoA carboxylase biotin carboxyl carrier protein translates to MADRKGSAGKSGMNVDTALVRELAEMLGDTGLTEIEVEDGERKIRVSRGGGVAVAAAPAPMAAPAPAAPAAAAPAPEAPAAAGADTEGAIKSPMVGTVYMAPEPGAADFVKVGDSVKEGQTLLIVEAMKVMNPIAADKAGTVKAILVENAQPVEFDQPLVVVG, encoded by the coding sequence ATGGCCGATCGTAAAGGCAGCGCTGGCAAGTCCGGCATGAACGTCGACACCGCACTCGTGCGCGAGCTTGCGGAAATGCTGGGTGACACCGGGCTTACCGAAATCGAAGTCGAAGATGGCGAGCGCAAGATTCGCGTCTCGCGTGGCGGCGGCGTGGCTGTTGCCGCAGCGCCCGCACCGATGGCGGCCCCCGCCCCTGCGGCCCCGGCTGCCGCTGCGCCCGCCCCCGAAGCGCCTGCAGCCGCCGGCGCGGATACCGAAGGCGCGATCAAGTCGCCCATGGTCGGCACCGTCTACATGGCCCCCGAGCCGGGCGCAGCCGACTTCGTGAAGGTTGGCGACAGCGTGAAGGAAGGCCAGACCCTCCTGATCGTGGAAGCGATGAAGGTCATGAACCCAATCGCCGCCGACAAGGCCGGCACGGTCAAGGCGATCCTCGTCGAGAACGCCCAGCCGGTCGAATTCGACCAGCCGCTCGTCGTCGTCGGGTAA
- a CDS encoding type II 3-dehydroquinate dehydratase, whose protein sequence is MTQTVFVLNGPNLNLLGTREPEIYGSDTLADIEAALTEQAKALGLAIDFRQTNHEGVLVDWLHEARAAGAKAVLLNAAAYTHTSVALLDAIKAIELPVIEVHLSDPLTREEFRHISYVGMAAVDEVKGLGARSYAVALDKAAAL, encoded by the coding sequence ATGACCCAGACCGTCTTCGTCCTCAACGGCCCCAACCTCAACCTGCTCGGCACGCGCGAGCCGGAGATTTACGGCTCGGACACGCTAGCTGATATCGAGGCTGCACTTACCGAGCAGGCGAAGGCGCTCGGCCTTGCAATCGATTTCCGCCAGACCAACCACGAAGGCGTGCTGGTCGACTGGCTGCACGAAGCGCGCGCCGCGGGCGCCAAAGCGGTCCTCCTGAACGCGGCCGCTTATACCCACACCTCCGTCGCCTTGCTCGACGCGATCAAGGCGATCGAGCTGCCGGTGATCGAAGTCCATCTTTCTGACCCGCTGACGCGCGAGGAATTCCGCCACATCTCCTATGTCGGCATGGCCGCCGTGGATGAGGTGAAAGGCCTCGGCGCACGCAGCTATGCCGTAGCGTTGGACAAGGCCGCGGCGCTCTAA
- a CDS encoding holin family protein, with protein MPLLESLVGPIASLLDKIIPDKEARARAKLELLALEGTQELDRIEARLSAIVAEAKSGDPWTSRARPSFLYVMYALILFSVPMGVIAAFDPITARAIGGGMTAYLAALPEPLYALFGTGYLGYTAARQWGKVKGVER; from the coding sequence ATGCCGCTACTCGAATCGCTCGTTGGCCCCATCGCCTCGCTGCTCGACAAGATCATCCCCGACAAGGAAGCCCGCGCCCGCGCCAAGCTGGAGCTCCTCGCGCTCGAAGGCACGCAGGAACTCGACCGGATCGAAGCGCGCCTGTCGGCCATCGTTGCCGAGGCAAAAAGCGGTGACCCGTGGACCAGCCGCGCGCGCCCCAGCTTCCTCTACGTTATGTATGCGCTGATCCTGTTCAGCGTGCCAATGGGCGTGATCGCGGCCTTCGATCCCATCACTGCCCGCGCCATCGGCGGCGGCATGACCGCCTATCTCGCTGCCCTGCCCGAACCGCTCTATGCGCTCTTCGGCACGGGATACCTCGGCTACACCGCCGCGCGCCAGTGGGGCAAGGTGAAGGGCGTGGAACGCTAA
- a CDS encoding amidohydrolase family protein — protein sequence MMKRIATAFLAACMAALAPQAAAQDAAPPTLIIGATILELSGEEPRKLDGQAVLVEGGVITAVGPVGEVDTPEGARIVDGAGHTLMPGLVDMHVHVWDEAELGAYLANGVTTVRNMSGMPFLLAMGERIERGELAGPRLVTTGPILNSPGPNAQLNHQIVEDAEAARAAVRWQHSQGFGRVKVYSNLGREPFEAILAEAQALGMPVTGHTAEGPRAEGVPATRPFAIPFEFSLKAGFETIEHVESIVWHGLRNRQDEDAARELARRIAASGVPVDATLIAFENLARIADTKGAHLSREGTDRLNPFIGATETEQFERWSNEDAERAKADAGFYRRFTGMLAEEGALIVAGSDAGIATNIPGVSLHDELDFLMEAGLEPFAVLRAATILPARILAADQTAGQIAPGQRADLLLVEGDPLADIAVLRQPAAVIANGRLYTRDDIAGLWASASRTDPARTQQNVLAAMAQQGTEIPLGE from the coding sequence ATGATGAAGCGAATCGCAACTGCATTCCTCGCAGCGTGTATGGCTGCGCTGGCACCTCAGGCTGCTGCACAGGACGCAGCGCCGCCAACGCTGATCATCGGCGCGACCATACTCGAACTGAGCGGAGAGGAGCCCCGCAAGTTGGACGGGCAGGCGGTGCTGGTCGAGGGCGGCGTGATCACGGCTGTGGGCCCGGTCGGCGAAGTGGACACGCCGGAAGGTGCCCGCATTGTCGATGGCGCAGGTCATACGCTGATGCCGGGCCTCGTCGACATGCACGTCCATGTCTGGGACGAGGCCGAACTTGGCGCTTATCTCGCAAACGGCGTAACCACGGTCCGCAACATGTCCGGCATGCCGTTCCTGCTTGCGATGGGCGAACGGATCGAGCGCGGCGAGCTTGCCGGCCCGCGCCTTGTCACCACCGGGCCCATCCTCAACAGTCCCGGCCCCAACGCGCAGCTCAACCACCAGATCGTCGAGGATGCGGAGGCCGCGCGCGCGGCGGTGCGCTGGCAGCACTCGCAGGGCTTTGGACGGGTGAAGGTCTATTCCAACCTCGGGCGGGAGCCGTTCGAGGCCATCCTCGCCGAGGCACAAGCGCTGGGTATGCCGGTCACCGGGCATACGGCGGAAGGGCCGCGGGCCGAGGGCGTGCCGGCAACGCGCCCCTTTGCGATTCCCTTCGAGTTCTCTCTCAAAGCCGGTTTCGAGACCATCGAGCATGTGGAATCGATCGTGTGGCACGGGCTGCGCAATCGGCAGGATGAGGATGCCGCGCGTGAGCTTGCGCGCCGCATCGCTGCATCGGGAGTGCCGGTCGACGCGACGTTGATCGCTTTCGAAAACCTCGCCCGGATCGCTGACACGAAGGGCGCGCACCTTTCTCGCGAGGGCACCGACCGGCTGAACCCCTTCATCGGCGCGACCGAGACCGAGCAATTCGAACGCTGGTCGAACGAAGACGCGGAGCGCGCCAAGGCCGATGCGGGGTTCTACCGGCGCTTCACCGGCATGCTGGCTGAAGAAGGTGCGCTGATCGTGGCGGGTTCGGACGCCGGGATTGCGACCAATATCCCAGGCGTTTCACTGCACGACGAGCTCGACTTCCTGATGGAGGCCGGGCTCGAGCCCTTCGCCGTTCTGCGCGCGGCCACGATCTTGCCGGCACGGATCCTCGCAGCGGACCAAACGGCTGGTCAGATTGCACCGGGACAGCGGGCAGACCTGTTGCTGGTTGAAGGCGACCCGCTTGCGGATATTGCAGTGCTGCGCCAGCCTGCCGCGGTGATCGCAAATGGGCGGCTTTACACGCGCGACGATATTGCAGGATTGTGGGCATCGGCGTCACGCACCGACCCTGCGCGCACGCAGCAAAACGTGCTCGCCGCAATGGCCCAGCAGGGTACGGAAATCCCACTTGGAGAGTGA
- a CDS encoding proprotein convertase P-domain-containing protein yields MTQADPLVSSAIVRAARLLVLLCAAILAAPAIAQTTTTYTNTTTGTISGTTTCTAPLVRNFTVGSSFTVADVNLGVLATHSWRGDIRITLQAPDGTRVQLVDGDPSGGANISGDNFNVLLDDSGTQTVNTDTGTTSHSSTAPPYQHTFVPNAPLSGFSGLDSAGTWRLEICDTYPSADDGSFRRADLSLTSVPANFADLSLSKAIVSSDPVNGGIVSYQLTVTNSSPSTQTATGVTVQDSLPASLTFVSSSGAGSYSSTSGVWTVPDLAPGDSATINLTAEISASAGTVITNTAEISTSGVTDSDSTPGNGATSEDDYDSASLTVQTGRVAGIAPTLNCLNGSGLFDWDDPSVSWTAGSTSGQYALGSFGQIDFSLSNDGAYINNATFGGQSPTQQSVFTGGLSPAEESLGILSNQASQSGAVTVTISLPRAFDGLQFTIFDVDYGANQFADRVVVTGSSSGSTILPTLTNGNTNYVSGNEAFGDLAADSDSGRGNLVVTFSGKVDTVVITYGNHSAAPADPGQQGIAIHDIAYCLPYTTLSVTKISSIISDPVNGSSNPKAIPGALVEYLITVSNNGDEPTDADTVAVVDNAPVDAKVCLNELGGAGTGPILFDVGSPSSGLTYSYGSLSDTTDDLEFSSDNGATWGYSPSLDVDGCDSAISDFRVRPSGQLLPSSSFSLRVRLVVM; encoded by the coding sequence ATGACCCAGGCCGATCCTCTCGTATCGAGCGCAATCGTGCGCGCAGCGCGGTTGCTGGTTCTGCTTTGCGCTGCCATTCTCGCTGCACCGGCCATTGCCCAGACGACGACCACCTATACCAACACGACTACAGGCACCATCAGCGGAACAACGACTTGCACCGCGCCGCTGGTGCGCAATTTCACCGTCGGCAGCAGCTTTACCGTTGCCGATGTGAATTTGGGCGTTCTGGCTACTCATTCCTGGCGCGGCGACATAAGGATCACGCTCCAGGCACCTGACGGGACGCGCGTTCAGCTTGTTGACGGCGATCCTTCGGGCGGCGCCAACATAAGCGGCGACAATTTCAACGTCCTGCTGGACGACAGCGGTACGCAAACGGTCAACACGGACACGGGCACGACCAGTCACTCGTCGACGGCGCCGCCTTACCAGCACACCTTCGTTCCGAACGCGCCCCTATCGGGCTTTTCGGGGCTCGACAGCGCCGGGACCTGGCGGCTCGAGATTTGCGACACCTACCCAAGCGCCGACGACGGCTCCTTCCGGCGTGCAGACCTTTCCCTGACCTCGGTCCCTGCAAATTTTGCGGACCTATCGCTGTCGAAAGCAATCGTAAGTTCGGATCCTGTCAACGGCGGGATTGTCAGCTACCAGCTGACTGTCACCAACTCCTCGCCGTCCACACAGACCGCGACAGGCGTTACGGTGCAGGACAGCCTTCCCGCTTCGCTCACTTTCGTCTCCTCATCCGGGGCGGGCAGCTATTCGTCCACCAGTGGTGTATGGACTGTGCCCGATCTCGCTCCGGGTGACAGCGCGACGATCAACCTGACCGCTGAAATCTCGGCTTCGGCTGGAACGGTGATCACGAACACGGCCGAGATTTCGACAAGCGGCGTGACCGATAGCGATTCCACTCCGGGAAACGGAGCGACAAGCGAAGACGACTACGACAGCGCCAGCCTGACCGTGCAAACCGGACGGGTCGCCGGCATTGCGCCGACGCTCAACTGCCTGAACGGTTCGGGTCTGTTCGACTGGGACGACCCTTCGGTGAGCTGGACTGCCGGCAGCACGAGCGGGCAGTATGCTCTGGGCAGCTTCGGTCAGATCGATTTCAGCCTGTCGAACGACGGTGCCTATATCAACAACGCGACGTTCGGCGGGCAATCGCCGACCCAGCAAAGCGTCTTTACGGGCGGGCTGTCTCCGGCCGAGGAAAGTCTTGGGATCCTGTCGAATCAGGCCAGCCAGAGCGGCGCCGTCACCGTGACGATTTCCCTGCCCCGCGCGTTCGACGGGCTGCAATTCACGATTTTCGATGTCGATTACGGCGCCAACCAGTTTGCCGACCGGGTCGTGGTCACCGGCAGCTCGAGCGGATCGACCATCCTGCCGACCCTGACCAACGGCAATACCAACTACGTTTCGGGAAACGAGGCGTTTGGCGATCTGGCCGCAGACAGCGACAGCGGACGCGGCAATCTCGTCGTCACCTTTTCCGGCAAGGTCGATACCGTGGTCATCACATACGGCAATCACAGCGCCGCGCCGGCCGATCCCGGCCAGCAGGGCATCGCAATCCACGACATCGCCTATTGCCTCCCGTATACGACCCTTAGCGTGACGAAGATCAGCTCGATCATTTCCGACCCGGTAAATGGCTCGAGCAACCCCAAGGCCATTCCGGGAGCGCTAGTGGAATACCTGATCACCGTAAGCAACAACGGTGACGAGCCGACTGACGCTGATACGGTTGCCGTTGTAGACAACGCTCCTGTAGACGCAAAAGTCTGCTTAAATGAACTAGGTGGCGCTGGGACAGGGCCGATCTTGTTCGACGTTGGGAGCCCATCTTCGGGACTCACTTACTCCTACGGAAGCCTCAGTGATACGACTGACGATCTAGAATTTTCGTCTGACAATGGGGCGACATGGGGGTATTCCCCGAGCTTGGATGTCGATGGTTGCGACAGTGCGATCAGCGACTTTCGAGTGCGACCAAGCGGGCAGTTGTTGCCCTCTTCCTCCTTTAGCCTCCGTGTACGGTTGGTCGTCATGTAG
- a CDS encoding DUF11 domain-containing protein: MKRSKQLLGAVSSTALIAFSASPAFAAGTTAGNSITNNVSVSFDVGGVTQTAVTDSDTFTVDRAIDVVVDFAGTGNTSVSPGESDVELAFDVTNSSNDVLDFNLAAALNAGTSANIANFEIYLDSDGDRTLSAAELAAGPITSLDDVAADETVEVIVIADIGLGAGDGDTFDVVLTATALDSAGTALTQNTGANTAGEDTVFIDGAGTTDSNRDAAFSDVGTYEVAGAQMSVAKSSSIISDPVNGTTNPKAIPGATIEYCIVVSNAAGAATATDVAVNDVLPADVSYLSSFGIYVDGDGSCASGSRGDTGGTPTASYNSTDHEIDAALSDVAASGQRSVYFRVTID; encoded by the coding sequence ATGAAACGCTCCAAGCAATTGCTGGGCGCGGTCAGCAGCACTGCGCTCATTGCCTTCAGCGCCAGCCCGGCGTTCGCTGCCGGTACAACGGCTGGCAATTCGATTACCAACAACGTGTCGGTGTCCTTCGATGTCGGCGGCGTGACGCAGACCGCGGTGACCGATTCGGATACCTTCACGGTCGACCGCGCCATCGATGTCGTGGTGGACTTTGCTGGCACTGGCAACACGTCGGTCTCGCCGGGTGAAAGCGACGTCGAGCTGGCCTTCGATGTGACCAACTCGTCGAACGATGTCCTCGACTTCAACCTGGCCGCCGCGCTTAACGCGGGCACTTCGGCCAACATCGCGAACTTCGAAATCTATCTCGATAGCGATGGCGACCGCACGCTGAGCGCCGCCGAACTGGCAGCCGGCCCGATCACCTCGCTCGACGATGTGGCCGCCGACGAAACGGTCGAAGTCATCGTCATCGCCGACATTGGCCTGGGCGCAGGCGATGGCGACACATTCGACGTCGTGCTGACCGCAACGGCCCTCGACAGCGCGGGCACCGCCCTTACGCAGAACACGGGGGCCAACACCGCCGGTGAGGACACGGTCTTTATCGACGGAGCCGGCACGACCGACAGCAACCGCGACGCCGCCTTCTCCGACGTCGGCACCTATGAAGTAGCCGGTGCGCAGATGTCGGTCGCCAAGTCGAGCAGCATCATCTCGGACCCGGTCAACGGCACCACCAATCCGAAAGCCATCCCTGGCGCAACGATCGAGTACTGCATCGTCGTGTCCAACGCTGCTGGCGCTGCCACGGCGACCGATGTTGCCGTGAACGACGTTCTGCCGGCCGATGTCAGCTACCTGTCGAGCTTCGGCATCTACGTAGACGGCGATGGCAGCTGCGCGAGCGGATCGCGGGGCGACACCGGCGGAACGCCGACCGCTTCCTACAACAGCACGGATCATGAGATCGATGCGGCCCTGAGCGATGTCGCGGCCTCCGGCCAGCGTTCGGTCTATTTCCGCGTAACGATCGACTGA
- the yajC gene encoding preprotein translocase subunit YajC, with the protein MIDILAAAGAAAEPPAWTGWILPLGMLLILWFLILRPQMRQQKEHRERVAGLNKGDEVVTAGGLVGKITKVEEHFVHVEIAKGMTVKAVRNTIGEVLSSRSKPAAND; encoded by the coding sequence ATGATCGATATCCTTGCCGCCGCCGGTGCCGCAGCCGAACCGCCCGCCTGGACGGGCTGGATCCTGCCGCTGGGCATGCTGCTCATTCTCTGGTTCCTCATCCTGCGCCCGCAAATGCGTCAGCAGAAGGAGCACCGCGAGCGTGTGGCCGGCCTCAACAAGGGCGACGAAGTCGTGACCGCAGGCGGCCTCGTCGGCAAGATCACCAAGGTCGAAGAGCATTTCGTCCATGTCGAGATCGCCAAGGGCATGACCGTGAAGGCCGTCCGCAACACGATCGGTGAAGTGCTGTCCTCGCGCAGCAAGCCGGCCGCGAACGACTAA
- the secD gene encoding protein translocase subunit SecD, which produces MLDFPTWRKVWLWLITGLCVFAALPSLLSATSVRWPDALPQPMVNLGLDLAGGSHILLEADASQVASQRLENMEENVRGLMRRAEPRIRIGDVSTRGGRLSFILDDPSQVDRARELMLPSINGNGLVREWDLTVEDGNRMILTPTAEGIDQAVSDAMESATEVVRKRIDELGTREPTIIRQGDTRIVVQVPGLQDPEQLKALLGQTAKLEFKLVDQNALPSDVQQGLAPPGSEIFPYAETSDFAGNSLAVRRLGGIRGDNLTGAQQSFDPQTNEPVVNIQFDTDGGRRFAKLTTDNVGKPFAIILDGQVLSAPNINEPIRGGSAQISGGFTVEAANALAISLRSGALPVDLAVIEERTVGPDLGADSIKRGMLAMAVGSALVIVLMIASYGRFGVYATVALVINVAMLLGIMAALNTTLTLPGIAGFVLTIGAAVDANVLINERIREERKRGRRVIAAVENGYKEASRAIYDANITNFIAGVLLFLFGSGPVRGFAVVLVIGLFTSVFTAVTLTRMWVAGWLRTAKPKDITL; this is translated from the coding sequence ATGCTCGATTTCCCCACCTGGCGTAAGGTCTGGCTCTGGCTGATTACCGGCCTGTGCGTGTTTGCCGCGCTGCCTTCGCTGCTGTCGGCCACCAGCGTGCGCTGGCCCGATGCGCTGCCCCAGCCGATGGTCAACCTAGGCCTCGACCTTGCCGGCGGCAGCCATATCCTGCTCGAAGCCGACGCTTCGCAGGTCGCCAGCCAGCGGCTCGAGAACATGGAAGAGAACGTGCGCGGCCTGATGCGCCGCGCCGAACCGCGTATCCGCATCGGCGACGTGTCGACCCGCGGCGGTCGCCTCAGCTTCATCCTCGACGATCCCAGCCAGGTCGACCGGGCGCGCGAACTCATGCTGCCCTCGATCAACGGCAACGGCCTCGTGCGCGAGTGGGACCTGACGGTCGAAGACGGCAACCGCATGATCCTCACCCCGACCGCCGAGGGTATCGACCAGGCGGTCAGCGACGCGATGGAAAGCGCCACCGAAGTCGTGCGCAAGCGTATCGACGAACTGGGCACGCGCGAGCCGACCATCATCCGCCAGGGCGATACGCGTATCGTGGTGCAGGTCCCCGGCCTGCAGGATCCCGAGCAGCTGAAAGCGCTGCTGGGCCAGACCGCCAAGCTCGAATTCAAGCTGGTCGACCAGAACGCGCTGCCGAGTGATGTTCAGCAGGGCCTTGCCCCTCCGGGTTCGGAAATCTTCCCCTACGCGGAAACCAGCGATTTCGCCGGCAACTCGCTCGCCGTGCGCCGCTTGGGCGGTATCCGCGGTGACAACCTCACCGGCGCTCAGCAGAGCTTCGATCCGCAGACCAACGAGCCGGTGGTCAACATCCAGTTCGACACCGACGGCGGGCGCCGCTTTGCCAAGCTGACGACCGACAATGTCGGCAAGCCTTTCGCCATCATCCTTGACGGGCAGGTGCTGTCGGCACCCAACATCAACGAGCCGATCCGTGGCGGGTCGGCGCAGATTTCGGGCGGCTTCACGGTGGAAGCGGCGAACGCGCTGGCGATTTCGCTGCGTTCGGGCGCGCTGCCGGTCGACCTTGCGGTGATCGAGGAGCGCACGGTCGGTCCCGACCTCGGCGCGGATTCGATCAAGCGCGGCATGCTGGCCATGGCGGTCGGCTCGGCGCTGGTCATCGTGCTTATGATCGCGAGCTATGGCCGCTTCGGTGTCTATGCCACGGTCGCGCTGGTCATCAACGTGGCCATGCTGCTCGGCATCATGGCCGCGCTCAACACCACGCTGACGCTGCCCGGGATCGCGGGCTTCGTGCTGACGATCGGTGCGGCGGTGGACGCCAACGTGCTGATCAACGAACGCATACGCGAAGAGCGAAAGCGCGGGCGGCGAGTGATCGCGGCGGTCGAGAACGGCTACAAGGAAGCGAGCCGCGCGATTTACGACGCCAACATCACCAACTTCATCGCCGGCGTGCTGCTGTTCCTGTTCGGCAGCGGCCCGGTCCGCGGCTTTGCGGTGGTGCTGGTGATCGGCCTGTTCACCAGCGTATTCACCGCTGTTACGCTGACCCGCATGTGGGTCGCCGGATGGCTGCGCACGGCCAAGCCCAAAGACATCACGCTGTAA